The window GTGATGGCCGTGCTCGGCCGCGACGAGGCGTTGGCCCGCATTAAGGATCAGGCGGCATAAGGATGCCAAGAGCTACGACCGGCCATGGCACGCGGCTTATGACCGGGTCCGCCCCTATGTTGCGCTGCAAAATTAGTGTACAAGGTCGCATCGGGAAAAGATGAGCGGCCAACGCCGCCAGCCACGCCAGACGACCAAACGTTTCATAGGGGACCGCTGCTTGAGAGGCCCGCCAGGTGGCCACGGAGTGCTCGTAACCCGCTGCCCGGCATCACAGGATTCCGCGCCATGAACGTTCACGAGAAAGCGCCCAATACCGAGGAAGTCGCCGCCGAGCTAACGCTCGAAGGCAAGTCGACGCGCATGCCAGTGCGCAGCGGCACGCTGGGGCCCGACGTCGTCGACGTCGGCAAGCTCTACCGCGATACGGGCTGCTTCACCTACGACCCGGGCTTCACGTCGACGGCCAACTGCACGTCGCGCATCACCTACATCGACGGCGACGCCGGTGTGCTGCTCTACCGCGGCTATCCGATCGACCAGCTGGCGGAGCATTCGAGCTTTCTCGAGGTCTGCTACCTGCTGCTCAACGGCGAGCTGCCGACGAAGGAGCAGTTCGACACCTTCCGCATGACGATCACGCGTCACACCATGCTGCACGAGCAGATGACGCGCTTCTTCACCGGCTTCCGGCGGGACGCGCATCCGATGGCGGTGATGGTCGGCACGGTCGGCGCGCTGGCGGCGTTCTATCACGACAGTACCGACATCAACGACCAGGAGCAGCGCGCGGTTGCGAGCTACCGCATGCTCGCCAAGATGCCGACGATCGCCTCGATGGCCTACAAGTATTCGATCGGCCAGCCGTTCATCTATCCGCGCAACGACCTCGACTTCACTACCAACTTCCTGCAGATGTGCTTCGCCATCCCATGCGAGCCGTTCATCGCCAACCCGGTGCTGACGCGCGCGCTGGACCGCATCTTCATCCTGCACGCCGACCACGAGCAGAATGCTTCGACCTCGACGGTGCGGCTGGCCGGCTCCTCGGGCGCCAACCCCTTCGCGTGCATCGCCGCCGGCATCGCCTGCCTGTGGGGACCCGCGCACGGCGGCGCCAACGAAGCGGCGCTGAACATGCTGATGGAGATCGGCAGCGTCGACCGCATCCCCGAATACATCGCAAAGGCGAAGGACAAGA of the Hyphomicrobium album genome contains:
- the gltA gene encoding citrate synthase — translated: MNVHEKAPNTEEVAAELTLEGKSTRMPVRSGTLGPDVVDVGKLYRDTGCFTYDPGFTSTANCTSRITYIDGDAGVLLYRGYPIDQLAEHSSFLEVCYLLLNGELPTKEQFDTFRMTITRHTMLHEQMTRFFTGFRRDAHPMAVMVGTVGALAAFYHDSTDINDQEQRAVASYRMLAKMPTIASMAYKYSIGQPFIYPRNDLDFTTNFLQMCFAIPCEPFIANPVLTRALDRIFILHADHEQNASTSTVRLAGSSGANPFACIAAGIACLWGPAHGGANEAALNMLMEIGSVDRIPEYIAKAKDKNSGFRLMGFGHRVYKNYDPRAKVMQKTCHEVLDALGLHNDPLLKVAMELERIALQDDYFIEKKLYPNIDFYSGITLRALGFPVSMFTVLFAIARTVGWIAQWKEMIEDPEQRIGRPRQLYMGSKERNYVPVDQRG